One stretch of Oceanimonas pelagia DNA includes these proteins:
- the cysS gene encoding cysteine--tRNA ligase: protein MLKIYNSLTRQKEEFKPLVPGKVGMYVCGVTIYDLCHIGHGRTFVAFDVVTRYLRYAGYDLTFVRNITDIDDKIIKRAAENGEDWQALTERLTGEMYRDFDALNIARPDIEPRATAHIPEIIAMVETLIKDGHAYVADNGDVLFEVNSFADYGRLSGQNLEQLQAGARVEVEQSKRNPLDFVLWKQSKPGEPSWESPWGPGRPGWHIECSAMNGKHLGKHFDIHGGGSDLQFPHHENEIAQSCCANHSPYVNTWMHSGMVMVDEEKMSKSLGNFFTIRDVLGHYDGETIRYFLLSGHYRSQLNYSDENLKQARTALERLYTALRDLPEVPAAGGEEFVARFTTAMDDDFNTPEAYSVLFDLAREINRQKGKDTTVAAGLAGRLRELAGVLGLLEQDPEAFLRGDAGAGDEVAEIERLIQARLDARKARDWAAADAARDRLTAMGIVLEDGPEGTRWRRK, encoded by the coding sequence ATGCTGAAAATATACAATTCCCTGACCCGTCAAAAAGAAGAATTCAAACCCCTGGTGCCCGGCAAGGTCGGCATGTATGTGTGTGGTGTGACCATTTACGATCTCTGTCATATCGGCCACGGCCGCACCTTTGTGGCCTTTGACGTGGTCACCCGTTACCTGCGCTACGCCGGTTACGATCTGACCTTTGTGCGCAACATCACCGACATTGACGACAAGATCATCAAGCGCGCCGCCGAAAACGGCGAAGACTGGCAGGCGCTGACCGAGCGCCTGACCGGCGAAATGTACCGGGACTTCGACGCCCTCAACATTGCCCGTCCCGATATCGAGCCCAGGGCCACCGCCCATATTCCCGAAATCATCGCCATGGTCGAGACCCTGATCAAGGACGGTCACGCCTATGTGGCCGACAACGGCGACGTGCTGTTTGAAGTGAACAGCTTTGCCGACTACGGCAGGCTCTCGGGCCAGAACCTGGAGCAGCTGCAGGCCGGCGCCCGGGTGGAAGTGGAGCAGAGCAAGCGCAACCCCCTCGACTTTGTGCTGTGGAAGCAGTCCAAGCCCGGCGAGCCGAGCTGGGAGTCGCCCTGGGGGCCGGGCCGCCCGGGCTGGCACATCGAGTGCTCGGCCATGAACGGCAAGCACCTGGGCAAGCACTTCGACATTCACGGCGGCGGCTCGGACCTGCAGTTCCCCCACCACGAAAACGAAATCGCCCAGAGCTGCTGCGCCAACCACAGCCCCTATGTGAACACCTGGATGCACTCGGGCATGGTGATGGTGGATGAGGAGAAGATGTCCAAGTCGCTGGGCAACTTCTTTACCATTCGCGACGTACTCGGCCATTACGACGGTGAAACCATTCGCTACTTTTTGCTGTCGGGCCACTACCGCAGCCAGCTCAATTATTCGGACGAAAACCTGAAACAGGCGCGCACCGCCCTGGAGCGGCTGTACACCGCACTGCGGGATCTGCCCGAAGTCCCGGCCGCCGGCGGCGAGGAGTTCGTGGCCCGCTTTACCACCGCCATGGACGACGACTTCAACACGCCTGAGGCCTATTCGGTGCTGTTTGATCTGGCCCGGGAAATCAACCGTCAGAAAGGCAAGGACACCACCGTGGCCGCCGGCCTGGCCGGTCGCCTGCGGGAGCTGGCCGGGGTGCTGGGCCTGCTGGAGCAGGATCCGGAAGCCTTTTTGCGCGGCGACGCCGGTGCCGGTGACGAGGTGGCCGAAATCGAGCGCCTGATCCAGGCCCGCCTGGATGCCCGCAAGGCCAGAGACTGGGCCGCCGCCGACGCCGCCCGGGACCGGCTTACCGCCATGGGCATTGTGCTGGAAGACGGCCCCGAAGGCACCCGCTGGCGCCGCAAGTAA